A single genomic interval of Magnetospirillum sp. 15-1 harbors:
- a CDS encoding ATP-binding protein: protein MTARDSLHRRLILGAGAWVVLALGIGGWVLSHAFADSAEQAFVRRLDTHLRALLAVVEPENGNPISVGRPAGEPRFEQPYSGWYWQVSDGAGINARSRSLWDFALPMATDGMAGSIQMHRESGPRGQNLEVMERDLLLDESGRRLHVAVAGDRAEVEEEIRRFRLLLTLSLGGLGLGLLAAVAVQVSYGLRPLRRLEDELDQLTHGAGRLDGAYPQEIAPLVEAMNRVLEHDDRLIRHARNHLGNLAHALKTPLAVLRTECGAIPGVAPQVERVSRLIDLHLARAGSEASSSRAMGRRVPLAPLLADLDGALRKVYAERRLDITIDSPPEADFAGEPDDLAEMVGNLMDNACKWAATRVRVSARRGMIRVEDDGPGLTAEQAEAAARRGIRLDESVPGSGLGLAIVADLAALGGLKLGFGRSPWGGLAVSLTEEAADMAPRRPDDRE from the coding sequence ATGACCGCGCGTGACTCCCTGCATCGCCGCCTGATCCTGGGGGCCGGAGCCTGGGTCGTCCTGGCCCTGGGAATCGGCGGCTGGGTGCTGAGCCACGCCTTCGCCGACAGTGCCGAACAGGCCTTTGTCCGGCGTCTCGATACCCATCTGCGCGCCCTGCTGGCGGTGGTCGAGCCGGAAAACGGCAATCCGATCTCCGTGGGGCGGCCGGCGGGCGAGCCCCGTTTCGAGCAACCCTATTCCGGCTGGTACTGGCAGGTCTCGGACGGTGCCGGCATCAACGCGCGCTCGCGCTCCCTGTGGGATTTCGCCCTGCCCATGGCAACCGACGGCATGGCGGGCAGCATCCAGATGCATCGGGAGAGCGGGCCGCGCGGCCAGAATCTCGAGGTGATGGAACGCGACCTGCTGCTGGACGAGAGCGGCCGGCGCCTGCATGTGGCGGTGGCCGGCGACCGCGCCGAGGTGGAGGAGGAAATCCGCCGCTTCCGGCTGTTGCTGACCCTGTCCCTGGGCGGATTGGGGCTGGGGCTGCTGGCCGCCGTGGCGGTGCAGGTGAGCTACGGCCTCAGGCCGCTGCGGCGGCTGGAGGACGAGTTGGACCAGCTGACCCACGGCGCCGGCCGCCTGGACGGCGCCTATCCCCAGGAAATCGCCCCGCTGGTCGAGGCCATGAACCGGGTGCTGGAACACGACGACCGGCTGATCCGCCATGCCCGGAACCACCTGGGCAATCTGGCCCACGCCTTGAAGACGCCCCTGGCGGTACTGCGCACCGAGTGCGGTGCCATTCCCGGAGTGGCGCCGCAGGTCGAGCGGGTCAGCCGCCTGATCGACCTGCATCTGGCCCGCGCCGGCTCCGAGGCCTCGTCGTCGCGGGCCATGGGGCGGCGGGTCCCGCTGGCCCCGCTGCTGGCCGACCTGGACGGCGCCCTGCGCAAGGTCTACGCCGAGCGCCGGCTGGACATCACCATCGACTCGCCGCCCGAGGCCGATTTCGCCGGAGAGCCCGACGATCTGGCCGAAATGGTCGGCAACCTGATGGACAACGCCTGCAAGTGGGCGGCGACACGGGTGCGGGTCAGCGCCCGGCGGGGGATGATCCGGGTCGAGGACGACGGGCCGGGCCTGACGGCGGAACAGGCCGAGGCGGCGGCGCGGCGCGGCATCCGCCTGGACGAAAGCGTGCCGGGCTCGGGCCTGGGATTGGCCATCGTCGCCGATCTGGCGGCGTTGGGCGGCCTGAAGCTCGGCTTTGGCCGCTCGCCATGGGGCGGACTGGCGGTCAGCCTGACGGAAGAGGCCGCGGACATGGCACCCCGGCGGCCAGACGACCGCGAATGA
- a CDS encoding PepSY domain-containing protein, with product MKTILAILLLVSLPALGGEDHDRIRRAVQAGEILPLSRILEQVDRDYPGELIEAELEDRHGHPIYEIKRLTRDGRLLKLYYDAADGTRLKVKEKR from the coding sequence ATGAAAACCATTCTAGCCATCCTGCTTCTCGTCTCCCTCCCCGCCTTGGGCGGCGAAGACCACGACCGCATTCGCCGCGCCGTGCAGGCCGGCGAGATTCTGCCGCTGTCGCGCATTCTCGAGCAGGTGGACCGCGATTATCCCGGCGAGCTGATCGAGGCCGAACTGGAAGACCGGCACGGCCATCCGATCTATGAGATCAAGCGCCTGACCCGCGACGGGCGGCTGCTGAAGCTCTATTACGACGCCGCCGACGGCACCCGGCTCAAGGTCAAGGAGAAGCGATGA
- a CDS encoding DUF1924 domain-containing protein has translation MNARWEFRLLRLWHAALAGGFLVAYVTADEDTYAMHVFSGYWVVGAVVLRLALALVGSAGGPLALPKPRLTWAKPGRNPLFAWMAAILVGGMAVAGVTGIAADVIPALEDLHEGLAEASLWLVLAHAAIIAWIFQGRRVREMLKGSTAALFAIALLAAPAAFAADAARDAIKAGYARQAGPGFAGFSPERGRALFESKNTASPDYASCTTCHTADPTADGRHAKTGRAIKPVAVSANPKRFTDAAKVEERFDRDCQTVLGRVCSATEKGDYIAYMESK, from the coding sequence ATGAACGCCCGCTGGGAATTCCGCCTGCTCCGCCTGTGGCATGCCGCCCTGGCCGGAGGCTTCCTGGTGGCCTATGTCACCGCCGACGAGGACACCTACGCCATGCACGTGTTTTCCGGCTATTGGGTGGTGGGCGCCGTCGTGCTGCGCCTGGCCCTGGCGCTGGTCGGCTCGGCCGGTGGGCCGCTGGCCCTGCCCAAGCCCCGCCTGACCTGGGCCAAGCCCGGCCGCAATCCCCTGTTCGCCTGGATGGCCGCCATCCTGGTGGGCGGCATGGCGGTGGCCGGGGTGACCGGCATCGCCGCCGATGTCATCCCCGCCCTGGAGGACCTGCACGAGGGACTGGCCGAGGCTTCGCTCTGGCTGGTGCTGGCCCATGCCGCCATCATCGCCTGGATCTTCCAGGGCCGCCGGGTGCGCGAGATGCTGAAGGGCTCGACCGCCGCCTTGTTCGCCATCGCCCTGCTGGCCGCTCCCGCCGCCTTTGCCGCCGATGCGGCCCGCGACGCCATCAAGGCCGGCTATGCCCGGCAGGCCGGGCCGGGCTTCGCCGGCTTCTCGCCCGAGCGCGGCCGGGCGCTGTTCGAATCGAAGAATACCGCCAGCCCCGACTATGCGTCCTGCACCACCTGCCACACCGCCGACCCCACCGCCGACGGCCGCCACGCCAAGACCGGCCGCGCCATCAAGCCGGTGGCGGTATCGGCCAACCCCAAGCGCTTCACCGATGCCGCCAAGGTGGAAGAGCGCTTCGACCGCGACTGCCAGACCGTGCTGGGCCGGGTCTGCTCGGCGACCGAGAAGGGCGACTACATCGCCTATATGGAGAGCAAATGA
- a CDS encoding response regulator transcription factor yields the protein MRVLVVEDEPQLTLALERALEAAGFAVDTAYDGENGWYLGDTESYDAAILDLGLPKVDGITVLGRWREAGRTMPVMVLTARARWAEKAQAFNAGADDYVTKPFEMEEVVTRIRALIRRAAGHASPEITCGSLRIDTIGGKVSRDGMPVTLTAQEFRILSYLAHHQGRVVSRSELVEHVYDRDADPDSNVLDVLVARIRRKLGVDVIHTLRGQGWRMEAPENEGPGQ from the coding sequence ATGAGAGTCCTGGTCGTCGAGGACGAGCCGCAACTGACCCTGGCGCTGGAACGCGCCCTGGAAGCGGCGGGCTTCGCGGTGGACACCGCCTATGACGGCGAGAACGGCTGGTACCTGGGCGACACCGAAAGCTATGACGCGGCCATCCTCGACCTTGGTCTGCCCAAGGTCGACGGCATCACCGTGCTGGGCCGCTGGCGCGAGGCCGGGCGGACCATGCCGGTGATGGTGCTGACGGCCCGCGCCCGCTGGGCGGAAAAGGCCCAGGCCTTCAACGCCGGCGCCGATGATTACGTCACCAAGCCCTTCGAGATGGAAGAGGTGGTGACCCGCATCCGCGCCCTGATCCGCCGCGCCGCCGGCCATGCCTCGCCCGAGATCACCTGTGGAAGCCTGCGCATCGACACCATCGGCGGAAAGGTCAGCCGCGACGGCATGCCGGTGACGCTGACCGCCCAGGAATTCCGCATCCTGTCCTATCTCGCCCATCACCAGGGACGGGTGGTCAGCCGTTCGGAACTGGTGGAGCACGTCTACGACCGCGATGCCGACCCGGATTCCAACGTGCTGGACGTGCTGGTGGCCCGCATCCGCCGCAAGCTGGGCGTCGATGTGATCCACACCCTGCGCGGCCAGGGCTGGCGCATGGAGGCCCCCGAAAACGAGGGCCCCGGACAATGA
- a CDS encoding SpoIIE family protein phosphatase → MNVSVPPSASQVHTIGTFRGLSFKQAVATLLIALGLGTASGIWDLSADYQRMRQEVGKGSEANLALVRGMAVEAAYMLSHDLASEVVGGLALDPMVAEVRLTDNFGDVLGQASHPPGTTAFPGLAQRLFGDMAQHSLPLQTRIKEAASDVGKLELRLDPALLLNRYLDHVAASAASGAARTVILCLLVVAVFYGLITKPLLRIGQAIATVDPARPGALLIDLPPRHEGDELGLLVRNVNALLAESQRGLDGRDTAEGALAALARDLEQRVQDRTHELEQQKEGVERANAELEKANRFISDGIRYASRIQTALLPDTAALEGTVHEFTVGWRPFDIVGGDYYWTGTFGDKTVVAVMDCTGHGVPGAFMTAVVSSILARILHHHGHDDPAVILALLNFLVKSALRQDRADAPADDGLDAAICVFDRERAVATFAGANLPLMMWSDNQIKVIRGDRRSLGYRDSPPDATFACHEVPILPGATFYLYTDGLIDHMGGPNHRLFGRRRLQEALSGIAHLPLEEQKEKLFATLDAWRGDQPCRDDMTFIAIRPLAP, encoded by the coding sequence GTGAACGTCTCAGTCCCCCCTTCCGCCTCGCAAGTCCATACCATCGGCACCTTTCGCGGCCTGTCCTTCAAGCAGGCGGTGGCGACGCTGCTGATCGCGCTGGGCCTGGGCACCGCATCGGGAATCTGGGACCTGTCGGCCGATTACCAGCGCATGCGCCAGGAGGTGGGCAAAGGCAGCGAAGCCAATCTCGCCCTGGTGCGCGGCATGGCGGTGGAGGCCGCCTACATGCTGAGCCACGATCTGGCCAGCGAGGTGGTGGGCGGTCTGGCGCTGGACCCCATGGTGGCCGAGGTCCGGCTGACCGACAATTTCGGCGATGTTCTGGGACAGGCCAGCCATCCGCCGGGCACGACCGCTTTCCCCGGCCTGGCCCAGCGGCTGTTCGGCGACATGGCCCAGCACTCCCTGCCGCTTCAGACCCGCATCAAGGAAGCGGCCAGCGACGTGGGCAAGCTGGAACTGCGCCTCGACCCCGCCCTGCTGCTCAACCGCTACCTGGACCATGTGGCGGCCAGCGCCGCGTCGGGCGCGGCGCGGACCGTAATTCTGTGTCTGCTGGTGGTGGCGGTGTTCTACGGCCTGATCACCAAGCCGCTGCTGCGCATCGGCCAGGCCATCGCCACGGTGGACCCGGCCCGGCCCGGCGCCCTGCTGATCGATCTGCCGCCCCGCCACGAGGGTGACGAACTGGGCCTTCTGGTGCGCAACGTCAACGCCCTGCTGGCCGAATCCCAGCGCGGACTGGACGGCCGCGACACCGCCGAAGGCGCCCTGGCCGCCCTGGCCCGCGACCTGGAGCAGCGGGTCCAGGACCGCACCCACGAACTGGAGCAGCAGAAGGAAGGGGTGGAACGGGCCAACGCCGAGCTGGAAAAGGCCAACCGTTTCATTTCCGATGGCATCCGTTACGCCAGCCGCATCCAGACGGCGCTGCTGCCCGATACGGCGGCACTGGAAGGGACGGTGCACGAATTCACGGTCGGCTGGCGCCCCTTCGATATCGTCGGCGGCGATTATTACTGGACCGGCACCTTCGGCGACAAGACGGTGGTGGCGGTGATGGACTGCACCGGCCACGGCGTGCCCGGCGCCTTCATGACCGCCGTGGTGTCGTCGATCCTGGCCCGCATCCTTCATCACCACGGCCATGACGATCCGGCGGTGATCCTGGCCCTGCTCAACTTCCTGGTGAAGTCGGCGCTGCGCCAGGACCGGGCCGACGCCCCCGCCGACGACGGCCTGGACGCCGCCATCTGCGTCTTCGACCGCGAACGCGCCGTCGCCACCTTCGCCGGCGCCAACCTGCCGCTGATGATGTGGAGCGACAACCAGATAAAGGTGATCCGGGGCGACCGGCGCAGCCTGGGCTACCGCGACAGCCCGCCCGACGCCACCTTCGCCTGCCACGAGGTCCCCATCCTTCCGGGCGCCACCTTCTACCTCTACACCGACGGCCTGATCGATCACATGGGCGGCCCCAACCACCGGCTGTTCGGCCG